The DNA window GTGCCGGATGACGACCATGTCGATGCGCATCGCCTCGAGGTTGCGCGCCGTGTCGACCAGCGTCTCGCCCTTCTGCACGCTCGAGCCGGTGCTCGCGATGTTGACGGTGTCGGCGGAAAGGCGCTTCTCGGCGAACTCGAAGGAAATGCGGGTGCGGGTGGACGCTTCGAAGAAGAGGTTGACGATCGTCTTGCCGCGCAGCACGGGCACCTTCTTGATCGCCCGTTCGCTGATCTCCTTGAAAGGATCAGCCGTATCCAGGATGCCGCGGATCTGTTCGGCCGTGAGCCGCTCGAGACCGATCAGGTCCTTGCCGAGCGGGGTTGCCGCAGGATTCATGGGCTGGCCTCCCCGCCGCGCAGCTCGACCGCGAGGCGATCGTCCAGCTCCGGCACCAGGACTTCCACGCGACCGCCCGGCCTCACCTGCACCACGCGACCCACCACGTCCGGCTGGATCGGCAGCTCGCGCCCGCCCCGGTCGACCAGCACGCACAGGAAGATGCGAGCGGGCCGTCCGAAGTCGGCCAGTTCGTCCAGTGCGGCTCTCACGGTGCGGCCGGTGTAGAGGACGTCGTCGATGATCACCAGTCGGCGGTCGTCGATGCCGCCCTCGGGCAGA is part of the Longimicrobiales bacterium genome and encodes:
- the pyrR gene encoding bifunctional pyr operon transcriptional regulator/uracil phosphoribosyltransferase PyrR codes for the protein MSAEPQRQQLMDERAVTRTLARMAREIVELNAGVEGLSLLGIQRRGVQLAERIAGEIEGAEATRPPVGTLDITLYRDDLTAIGPRPVLGETRLPEGGIDDRRLVIIDDVLYTGRTVRAALDELADFGRPARIFLCVLVDRGGRELPIQPDVVGRVVQVRPGGRVEVLVPELDDRLAVELRGGEASP